One genomic window of Peromyscus maniculatus bairdii isolate BWxNUB_F1_BW_parent chromosome 2, HU_Pman_BW_mat_3.1, whole genome shotgun sequence includes the following:
- the Gba2 gene encoding non-lysosomal glucosylceramidase isoform X2, translating to MVVLWVALEEALSPGAGEASSVVGSLILGCTSTRQSLQTNLQYACVGMGGLCISKFCPWSVQVSCAAGTGACVVTLLSTMPFTPEPGQSTSFLARASLLPAARSHLSCRMTTSCLPVGVFVWDVENEGDEALDVSIMFSMRNGLGGEEDAPGGLWNEPFCLDRDGKTVRGLLLHHPSPPNPYTMAVAACCTADTTVTHITAFDPDSTGQQVWQDLLQDGQLDSPAGQSTPSQKGEGVAGAVCVSSKLPPRGRCCLEFALAWDMPRIMFGAKGQVHYRRYTRFFGSDGDAAPALSHYALCQYADWEKRISAWQSPVLDDRSLPAWYKSALFNELYFLADGGTVWLEVPEDSLPEELGGSMHQLRPILQDYGRFGYLEGQEYRMYNTYDVHFYASFALVMLWPKLELSLQYDMALATFKEDLTRRRYLMSGVVAPVKRRNVIPHDIGDPDDEPWLRVNAYLIHDTADWKDLNLKFVLQVYRDYYLTGDQGFLKDMWPVCLAVMESEMQFDKDQDGLIENGGYADQTYDGWVTTGPSAYCGGLWLAAVAVMVQMAVLCGAQDVQDKFSSILCRGREAYERLLWNGRYYNYDSSSQPQSRSIMSDQCAGQWFLRACGLGEGDTEVFPTLHVVRALRTIFELNVQAFAGGAMGAVNGMQPHGVPDRSSVQSDEVWVGVVYGLAATMIQEGLTWEGFRTAEGCYRTVWERLGLAFQTPEAYCQQRVFRSLAYMRPLSIWAMQLALQQQQQQQQKGGGQPPSSHRAQD from the exons ATG gtTGTCCTTTGGGTGGCATTGGAGGAGGCACTATCACCCGGGGCTGGAGAGGCCAGTTCTGTCGTTGGCAGCTTAATCCTGGGATGTACCAGCACCAGACAGTCATTGCAGACCAA TTTACAGTATGCTTGCGTCGGGATGGGCGGACTGTGTATCAGCAAGTTCTGTCCGTGGAGCGTCCAAGTGTCCTGCGCAGCTGGAACTGGGGCCTGTGTGGTCACTTTGCTTTCTACCATGCCCTTTACCCCCGAGCCTGGACAGTCTACCAGCTTCCTGGCCAGGGCGTCACTCTTACCTGCCGCCAGGTCACACCTATCTTGCCGCATGACTACCAG CTGCCTCCCTGTAGGAGTCTTTGTGTGGGATGTAGAAAACGAAGGAGATGAAGCTCTGGATGTGTCCATCATGTTCTCTATGCGGAATGGACTAGGGGGTGAAGAAGATGCGCCAGGAGGGTTGTGGAATGAGCCCTTCTGTCTGGACCGGGATGGGAAGACTGTGCGGGGCCTACTCCTGCATCACCCCAGCCCCCCGAACCCCTACACCATGGCTGTGGCTGCATGCTGCACG GCAGACACCACGGTGACCCACATCACAGCCTTTGACCCTGACAGCACTGGGCAGCAGGTGTGGCAGGACCTACTTCAGGATGGACAGCTGGACTCCCCTGCTG GCCAAAGCACCCCCTCGCAGAAAGGAGAGGGTGTTGCTGGGGCTGTCTGTGTCTCCAGCAAGCTGCCACCACGGGGCCGGTGCTGCCTGGAGTTTGCACTGGCTTGGGACATGCCCAGGATCATGTTTGGAGCTAAGGGCCAAGTCCACTACAG GCGCTACACACGGTTCTTTGGCTCAGATGGTGATGCGGCACCTGCCCTGAGCCACTACGCACTGTGCCAATATGCAGACTGGGAGAAGAGAATCTCCGCGTGGCAGAGCCCAGTACTGGATGACAG ATCCTTGCCTGCCTGGTACAAATCTGCACTGTTCAATGAATTATACTTCCTGGCTGATGGAGGCACAGTATGGCTGGAAGTTCCTGAAGACTCTCTCCCAGAGGAGCTGGGAGGCAGCATGCATCAGCTCCGCCCCATCCTGCAGGACTATGGGCGATTTGGCTATCTTGAGG GCCAGGAGTATCGCATGTACAACACATATGATGTCCACTTTTATGCTTCTTTTGCCCTTGTCATGCTGTGGCCCAAACTTGAGCTCAGTCTACAGTACGATATGG CTCTGGCCACTTTCAAGGAGGACCTGACACGGCGACGGTACCTGATGAGTGGCGTGGTGGCGCCTGTGAAAAGGAGGAACGTTATCCCTCATGACATCGGGGACCCAG ATGACGAGCCATGGCTCCGGGTCAATGCATATTTGATCCATGACACCGCCGACTGGAAGGACCTGAACCTCAAGTTTGTGCTGCAAGTTTACCGGGACTACTACCTGACAGGTGACCAAGGCTTCCTGAAGGACATGTGGCCTGTGTGTCTG GCTGTGATGGAGTCTGAAATGCAGTTTGATAAGGACCAGGATGGACTCATTGAGAATGGAGGCTACGCAGACCAGACCTATGATGGATGGGTTACCACAGGCCCCAG TGCTTACTGTGGAGGGCTGTGGCTGGCCGCCGTGGCTGTGATGGTTCAGATGGCTGTTCTGTGTGGGGCCCAGGATGTCCAGGATAAGTTTTCTTCCATTCTCTGCCGAGGCCGAGAAGCTTATGAGAGACTGCTCTGGAATG GCCGCTATTACAACTATGACAGCAGCTCACAGCCTCAGTCCCGCAGTATCATGTCTGACcagtgtgctgggcagtggttcCTCAGGGCCTGTGGCCTGGGAGAAGGAGACACTGAG GTATTTCCTACCCTGCATGTGGTCCGTGCTCTCCGAACCATCTTTGAGCTCAATGTCCAGGCCTTTGCAGGGGGAGCCATGGGGGCTGTGAATGGGATGCAGCCCCATGGTGTTCCTGATAGGTCCAGTGTGCAGTCGGATGAAGTTTGGGTGGGTGTGGTCTACGGGCTGGCAGCCACCATGATTCAAGAG GGTCTGACTTGGGAAGGTTTCCGGACAGCTGAAGGCTGTTACCGCACTGTATGGGAACGCCTGGGCCTGGCTTTCCAGACCCCAGAGGCATACTGCCAGCAGCGAGTGTTCCGCTCACTGGCCTACATGCGGCCGCTGAGCATCTGGGCCATGCAGCtggccctgcagcagcagcagcagcagcagcagaagggcGGCGGCCAGCCACCATCCTCACACAGAGCACAGGACTAA
- the Msmp gene encoding prostate-associated microseminoprotein: protein MALRMLWAGQGKGILGGWRIFGLLVSLLLQHPGVNSKCYFQAQAPCHYDGKYFTLGESWLRKDCFHCTCLHPVGVGCCDTSQHPIDFPAECEVRQEAGTCQFSLVQKSDPRLPCKGGGPDLEWGSANTPVPGAPAPHSS, encoded by the exons ATGGCACTAAGGATGCTCTGGGCTGGACAGGGCAAGGGGATCctgggaggctggaggatcttCGGCTTGCTGGTGTCTCTGCTCCTGCAGCACCCGGGAGTTAACAGCAAGTGTTACTTCCAAGCTCAAG CCCCCTGCCACTATGACGGGAAGTATTTCACTCTGGGTGAATCCTGGCTCCGCAAGGACTGTTTCCATTGTACCTGTCTGCATCCTGTTGGTGTGGGCTGCTGTGACAC GTCTCAGCATCCCATTGACTTCCCCGCTGAGTGTGAAGTACGCCAGGAGGCAGGAACCTGTCAGTTCTCTCTGGTGCAAAAATCTGACCCTCGGCTGCCCTGCAAAGGGGGAGGACCCGACCTAGAATGGGGCTCAGCTAACACCCCTGTTCCTGGGGCTCCTGCTCCCCACTCCAGCTAA
- the Rgp1 gene encoding RAB6A-GEF complex partner protein 2, with product MIEVVAELSRGPVFLAGEALECLVTVTNPLPPTATSASSEALAWASAQIHCQFHASESRVALPPPDSSQPDVQPDSQTVFLPHRGERGQCILSTPPKILFCDLRLDPGESKSYSYSEVLPTEGPPSFRGQSVKYVYKLTIGCQRVNSPITLLRVPLRVLVLTGLQDVHFPQDEAVAPSSPFLEEDESGKKDSWLAELAGERLMAATSCRSLHLYNISDGRGKVGTFGIFKSVYRLGEDVVGTLNLGEGTVACLQFSVSLQTEERVQPEYQRRRGTGVAPSVSHVTHARHQESCLHTTRTSFSLPIPLCSTPGFCTAIVSLKWRLHFEFVTSREPGLVLLPPLEQPEPAIWTGPEQVPVDTFSWDLPIKVLPTSPALASYAAPGPSTSSVTI from the exons ATGATTGAAGTGGTGGCCGAGCTGAGTCGAGGTCCTGTATTTCTGGCGGGGGAGGCTCTGGAATGTTTAGTGACTGTCACTAATCCCCTGCCCCCGACCGCCACTTCTGCATCCAG TGAGGCTCTGGCCTGGGCCAGTGCCCAGATCCACTGCCAGTTCCATGCCAGCGAGAGTCGAGTAGCATTGCCTCCCCCTGACTCCAGCCAGCCAGATGTGCAGCCTGACAGCCAGACCGTCTTCCTGCCGCACCgag GTGAGAGGGGTCAGTGCATCCTTTCTACTCCACCAAAAATTCTCTTTTGTGACTTGAGGCTTGACCCTGGAGAGTCCAAATCAT ACTCCTACAGTGAAGTGCTGCCCACGGAGGGTCCGCCTTCCTTTCGGGGTCAGTCGGTCAAGTACGTCTACAAACTGACCATTGGCTGCCAGCGCGTCAACTCGCCCATCACTTTACTCCGAGTCCCTTTGAGAGTTCTTGTGCTGACTG GTCTTCAGGATGTCCACTTTCCCCAAGATGAGGCTGTGGCTCCGTCCAGTCCGTTCTTAGAGGAGGATGAGAGTGGGAAGAAGGATTCATGGCTAGCTGAGCTGGCTGGGGAGCGCCTCATGGCTGCCACCTCCTGCCGCAGTCTCC ATCTATACAATATCAGCGATGGCCGAGGGAAAGTCGGGACATTTGGTATCTTCAAATCTGTGTACAGACTGGGCGAGGACGTGGTGGGGACCTTAAACTTAGGGGAAGGAACTGTGGCTTGTTTGCAG TTTTCAGTAAGCCTGCAGACTGAAGAGCGCGTCCAGCCTGAATACCAGCGACGCCGGGGGACAGGAGTTGCCCCTTCAGTGTCCCATGTGACTCATGCCCGGCACCAGGAGTCCTGCCTACATACAACTAGAACCAGCTTCTCTCTGCCCATCCCTCTCTGCTCCACCCCTGGCTTCTGCACTGCCATTG TGTCTTTGAAGTGGCGATTGCATTTTGAGTTTGTAACATCCCGAGAACCAGGATTGGTCCTTCTGCCCCCATTGGAGCAGCCTGAACCTGCGATTTGGACAGGGCCTGAGCAGGTGCCTGTAGACACCTTCAGCTGGGACCTTCCCATCAAAGTGCTTCCCACAAGCCCCGCCCTGGCCTCATACGCTGCCCCAGGCCCCAGCACCAGCAGCGTAACTATCTGA
- the Creb3 gene encoding cyclic AMP-responsive element-binding protein 3, with the protein MDPGGQDQLALDPGDQDLLGFLLEESGDLWPANEQDVEAPLDLELSPSENSVQELSDWEVEDLLSSLLSPSASLDVLSSSSSSIRHDHNYSLPQEHVSIDLDLGSFEKEGFRVTPLRVEETAAEQEISRLMLTEEEKRLLEKEGLTLPSTLPLTKVEEQVLKRVRRKIRNKRAAQESRKKKKVYVGGLESRVLKYTAQNQELQNKVQLLEEQNLSLLEQLRRLQALVVEIANKSSSGSTCVLVLLFSFCLLLVPAMYSSDTRGSVPAEYVVLHRQLRALPSEDRPQTKLPAQRSEFPKDSTTRLLGSSEHRLQASGNFSCLLYHVPQEEPPQHWPLDGSSETPFSGPNPPPQANLSKKQGWLPPHGPPSVLLQGRYSG; encoded by the exons ATGGATCCTGGTGGTCAGGACCAGCTAGCTTTGGATCCTGGTGATCAGGACCTGCTGGGCTTCCTGCTAGAGGAAAGCGGAGATTTGTGGCCTGCGAACGAGCAGGACGTGGAGGCTCCGCTGGACTTGGAGCTGTCGCCTTCCGAG AACTCCGTGCAAGAACTGAGCGACTGGGAGGTAGAGGATTTACTGAGCTCTCTGCTCAGTCCCTCGGCATCGCTGGAtgttctcagctcctccagctcttctATTCGCCATGATCACAACTATTCCCTCCCACAGGAACATGTCTCCATAGATCTAG ATCTTGGGAGCTTCGAAAAGGAGGGGTTCCGCGTGACTCCACTGCGTGTGGAGGAAACAGCAGCAGAGCAG GAGATTTCTAGGCTGATgctgactgaggaagagaagaggctCTTGGAGAAGGAGGGGCTTACCCTGCCCTCAACTCTTCCCCTCACTAAG GTGGAGGAACAGGTTCTCAAACGAGTGCGGAGAAAGATTCGAAACAAGAGAGCTGCTCAGGAAAGCCGCAAGAAGAAGAAGGTGTATGTAGGAGGGCTGGAGAGCAG GGTCTTGAAATACACAGCCCAGAATCAGGAGCTACAGAACAAAGTACAGCTCCTAGAGGAACAGAATCT gTCCCTTCTAGAGCAGCTGAGGAGACTTCAGGCCTTGGTTGTTGAGATAGCCAACAAATCCAGCAGCGGCAGCACCTGTGTTCTG gtccttctcttttctttctgtcttcttcttgtTCCTGCCATGTACTCCTCGGACACCAGGGGGAGCGTGCCCGCTGAGTATGTCG TGTTGCACCGTCAGCTTCGTGCCCTCCCCAGTGAGGACCGCCCTCAGACCAAGCTGCCTGCCCAGCGGTCAGAGTTTCCGAAGGACAGCACAACCCGGCTGCTGGGCAGCTCCGAACACAGGCTCCAGGCCTCCGGCAATTTTTCCTGCCTGCTCTACCACGTGCCCCAGGAAGAGCCACCCCAGCACTGGCCCCTTGATGGTTCCTCAGAGACCCCCTTCTCAGGCCCCAACCCTCCCCCGCAGGCAAATCTCTCAAAGAAACAGGGGTGGCTGCCTCCCCACGGCCCCCCTTCTGTCCTCCTGCAGGGCAGGTATTCAGGTTAG
- the Gba2 gene encoding non-lysosomal glucosylceramidase isoform X1 — protein sequence MVTCVPASEQISCADGEPQVYCPEDTGDTEAVRVTDCGSPEDSGRQNEPGSCNSEDSGQLMASYEGKARGYQVPPFGWRICLAHEFAEKRKPFQANNVSLSNLVKHFGMGLRYLKWWYRKTQVEKKTPFIDMFNSVPLRQIYGCPLGGIGGGTITRGWRGQFCRWQLNPGMYQHQTVIADQFTVCLRRDGRTVYQQVLSVERPSVLRSWNWGLCGHFAFYHALYPRAWTVYQLPGQGVTLTCRQVTPILPHDYQDSCLPVGVFVWDVENEGDEALDVSIMFSMRNGLGGEEDAPGGLWNEPFCLDRDGKTVRGLLLHHPSPPNPYTMAVAACCTADTTVTHITAFDPDSTGQQVWQDLLQDGQLDSPAGQSTPSQKGEGVAGAVCVSSKLPPRGRCCLEFALAWDMPRIMFGAKGQVHYRRYTRFFGSDGDAAPALSHYALCQYADWEKRISAWQSPVLDDRSLPAWYKSALFNELYFLADGGTVWLEVPEDSLPEELGGSMHQLRPILQDYGRFGYLEGQEYRMYNTYDVHFYASFALVMLWPKLELSLQYDMALATFKEDLTRRRYLMSGVVAPVKRRNVIPHDIGDPDDEPWLRVNAYLIHDTADWKDLNLKFVLQVYRDYYLTGDQGFLKDMWPVCLAVMESEMQFDKDQDGLIENGGYADQTYDGWVTTGPSAYCGGLWLAAVAVMVQMAVLCGAQDVQDKFSSILCRGREAYERLLWNGRYYNYDSSSQPQSRSIMSDQCAGQWFLRACGLGEGDTEVFPTLHVVRALRTIFELNVQAFAGGAMGAVNGMQPHGVPDRSSVQSDEVWVGVVYGLAATMIQEGLTWEGFRTAEGCYRTVWERLGLAFQTPEAYCQQRVFRSLAYMRPLSIWAMQLALQQQQQQQQKGGGQPPSSHRAQD from the exons ATGGTAACCTGCGTACCGGCCTCAGAGCAAATCAGCTGTGCCGATGGAGAGCCCCAAGTTTATTGTCCTGAAGATACTGGGGACACCGAGGCCGTGCGGGTTACTGACTGCGGGAGCCCTGAGGACAGTGGACGCCAGAATGAGCCAGGCTCCTGCAATTCAGAGGACTCCGGGCAGCTGATGGCCTCCTACGAGGGTAAAGCTAGGGGCTACCAGGTGCCTCCTTTTGGCTGGCGGATCTGCTTGGCTCATGAGTTTGCAGAGAAGAGGAAACCCTTTCAGGCTAACAACGTCTCTCTAAGCAACTTGGTAAAGCATTTCGGTATGGGCTTGAG GTACTTGAAGTGGTGGTACCGGAAGACCCAGGTGGAAAAGAAGACCCCTTTTATCGACATGTTCAACTCTGTACCCCTGAGACAGATCTATG gtTGTCCTTTGGGTGGCATTGGAGGAGGCACTATCACCCGGGGCTGGAGAGGCCAGTTCTGTCGTTGGCAGCTTAATCCTGGGATGTACCAGCACCAGACAGTCATTGCAGACCAA TTTACAGTATGCTTGCGTCGGGATGGGCGGACTGTGTATCAGCAAGTTCTGTCCGTGGAGCGTCCAAGTGTCCTGCGCAGCTGGAACTGGGGCCTGTGTGGTCACTTTGCTTTCTACCATGCCCTTTACCCCCGAGCCTGGACAGTCTACCAGCTTCCTGGCCAGGGCGTCACTCTTACCTGCCGCCAGGTCACACCTATCTTGCCGCATGACTACCAG GACAGCTGCCTCCCTGTAGGAGTCTTTGTGTGGGATGTAGAAAACGAAGGAGATGAAGCTCTGGATGTGTCCATCATGTTCTCTATGCGGAATGGACTAGGGGGTGAAGAAGATGCGCCAGGAGGGTTGTGGAATGAGCCCTTCTGTCTGGACCGGGATGGGAAGACTGTGCGGGGCCTACTCCTGCATCACCCCAGCCCCCCGAACCCCTACACCATGGCTGTGGCTGCATGCTGCACG GCAGACACCACGGTGACCCACATCACAGCCTTTGACCCTGACAGCACTGGGCAGCAGGTGTGGCAGGACCTACTTCAGGATGGACAGCTGGACTCCCCTGCTG GCCAAAGCACCCCCTCGCAGAAAGGAGAGGGTGTTGCTGGGGCTGTCTGTGTCTCCAGCAAGCTGCCACCACGGGGCCGGTGCTGCCTGGAGTTTGCACTGGCTTGGGACATGCCCAGGATCATGTTTGGAGCTAAGGGCCAAGTCCACTACAG GCGCTACACACGGTTCTTTGGCTCAGATGGTGATGCGGCACCTGCCCTGAGCCACTACGCACTGTGCCAATATGCAGACTGGGAGAAGAGAATCTCCGCGTGGCAGAGCCCAGTACTGGATGACAG ATCCTTGCCTGCCTGGTACAAATCTGCACTGTTCAATGAATTATACTTCCTGGCTGATGGAGGCACAGTATGGCTGGAAGTTCCTGAAGACTCTCTCCCAGAGGAGCTGGGAGGCAGCATGCATCAGCTCCGCCCCATCCTGCAGGACTATGGGCGATTTGGCTATCTTGAGG GCCAGGAGTATCGCATGTACAACACATATGATGTCCACTTTTATGCTTCTTTTGCCCTTGTCATGCTGTGGCCCAAACTTGAGCTCAGTCTACAGTACGATATGG CTCTGGCCACTTTCAAGGAGGACCTGACACGGCGACGGTACCTGATGAGTGGCGTGGTGGCGCCTGTGAAAAGGAGGAACGTTATCCCTCATGACATCGGGGACCCAG ATGACGAGCCATGGCTCCGGGTCAATGCATATTTGATCCATGACACCGCCGACTGGAAGGACCTGAACCTCAAGTTTGTGCTGCAAGTTTACCGGGACTACTACCTGACAGGTGACCAAGGCTTCCTGAAGGACATGTGGCCTGTGTGTCTG GCTGTGATGGAGTCTGAAATGCAGTTTGATAAGGACCAGGATGGACTCATTGAGAATGGAGGCTACGCAGACCAGACCTATGATGGATGGGTTACCACAGGCCCCAG TGCTTACTGTGGAGGGCTGTGGCTGGCCGCCGTGGCTGTGATGGTTCAGATGGCTGTTCTGTGTGGGGCCCAGGATGTCCAGGATAAGTTTTCTTCCATTCTCTGCCGAGGCCGAGAAGCTTATGAGAGACTGCTCTGGAATG GCCGCTATTACAACTATGACAGCAGCTCACAGCCTCAGTCCCGCAGTATCATGTCTGACcagtgtgctgggcagtggttcCTCAGGGCCTGTGGCCTGGGAGAAGGAGACACTGAG GTATTTCCTACCCTGCATGTGGTCCGTGCTCTCCGAACCATCTTTGAGCTCAATGTCCAGGCCTTTGCAGGGGGAGCCATGGGGGCTGTGAATGGGATGCAGCCCCATGGTGTTCCTGATAGGTCCAGTGTGCAGTCGGATGAAGTTTGGGTGGGTGTGGTCTACGGGCTGGCAGCCACCATGATTCAAGAG GGTCTGACTTGGGAAGGTTTCCGGACAGCTGAAGGCTGTTACCGCACTGTATGGGAACGCCTGGGCCTGGCTTTCCAGACCCCAGAGGCATACTGCCAGCAGCGAGTGTTCCGCTCACTGGCCTACATGCGGCCGCTGAGCATCTGGGCCATGCAGCtggccctgcagcagcagcagcagcagcagcagaagggcGGCGGCCAGCCACCATCCTCACACAGAGCACAGGACTAA